AAGGTGCAACAGAAATTACAATAAAATTAGCAGATGAAACCGAGTATTCCGGTATATTAATTGGAGTCGGAAAGGGAATTGATATTGCCGTTATTCGAGTGCCTGAACTTATTGGGCAGGAACCGTTAAAGATTTCCCGGAGGTATGTTGGAGAAATCGGCAATCACGTCGTGGCTTTAGGTAGTCCTCTTGGTTTAGAGAATACTGTAACGCTAGGTATCATAAGTGGTTTAGACAGAAGCTTTACACTCCAGGAATACGAGTATGTCGATACTTACCAAATTTCTGCACCAATTTCACCAGGTAGTAGTGGAGGTCCTTTGTTAGACCGAGCTACTGGAGAGGTAATCGGTATTAACTCAGCTAAAGTGAATTCAGAAACTATTGGTTTTAGTATACCAATCGTTACTGTTTTACCTATCTTAGAGAATTGGTCAAAACATCCATATGGCATAATTAATAATTCACCAGAAGAAGATCCTCCTAGTTACGATTAAAGGAATTAAAAATAAAAAGAGAGGTAAAAAAACCTCTCTTTCTTCATGAGTAAATTTTTTATATGTTACTAAGTGGTGCACAGTATGTGGATGTTTTTTGCTCTTTTGGATCAAAGAATGCAAGAAGTAGTGTTTCCTGCTCTACAATTTCGCCACTTTGCTTATATTCTTCAATATTAAAAGGTAATACTTCAATCATCGTATGTTTATGAAGGTCTCGTTCCGAAATCTTCATATGAGCAAATTCCTCACCTAACAGTGAAGGGTTGTCTGCAATCGCCTTTAAATAACGGCTTTGCTCATCCTTCGAAAGGGAGAAATCCCACCATACTTTTCTTGGTTTATATTTATGATGTAAAAAGTAGTCGTACTTCATCATTGCTTCTATAACAGGTAACTTGTCTGTTTCTACATTCGTTAAAAATTCATGTAATCGAGTATATAAATCTTCTAGTTGATGGCCAATTCTTGCCCAACCTTTTTTATCCCAATAGTCTCCGAATGCTTGGAAAAAGTCGAAAGCAGATGGAAAGACGTTATTGATCGTATATAAGACAGTCGTGTCCATTCGGTGATCATTCCAATACTTCTCAAGTACATCCTCGACGCGTTTAATTCGAATAATCTCATCAAAAGATAAAACATTATTCCCTAAAATTTCATACGGAGAGTGATCCATATACGT
This genomic interval from Lottiidibacillus patelloidae contains the following:
- a CDS encoding S1C family serine protease, translating into MNNLNFRLRIHVFFVLIITICIFIAGIVWLQSKQQHYQHMSGSKLTTTLTTNEEIQTVTSILSEENLKKLIRDSQPKVVTIEVMKEDGLYFGSGFLYNGEGDIVTNAHVVEGATEITIKLADETEYSGILIGVGKGIDIAVIRVPELIGQEPLKISRRYVGEIGNHVVALGSPLGLENTVTLGIISGLDRSFTLQEYEYVDTYQISAPISPGSSGGPLLDRATGEVIGINSAKVNSETIGFSIPIVTVLPILENWSKHPYGIINNSPEEDPPSYD